One Burkholderia thailandensis E264 genomic window carries:
- a CDS encoding DUF3331 domain-containing protein, which yields MKSSKSQPVLDPADVHVEILERSDTLLVVRWVEPGRCHYGEQRWRRRFAQRTGTCALSRQVIHRGDEVFRPAERPAPANAGAMISAAEVLGHASAK from the coding sequence ATGAAGTCCTCCAAATCCCAGCCTGTGCTCGATCCCGCTGACGTTCACGTCGAAATCCTCGAACGCTCCGACACCCTGCTCGTCGTCCGTTGGGTCGAACCCGGCCGCTGCCACTACGGCGAGCAGCGCTGGCGCCGTCGCTTCGCACAGCGCACCGGCACCTGCGCGCTGTCGCGCCAGGTGATTCATCGCGGCGACGAGGTATTCCGCCCCGCCGAGCGCCCGGCCCCCGCCAACGCCGGCGCGATGATCTCCGCCGCGGAAGTGCTCGGACATGCGAGCGCCAAATGA
- a CDS encoding branched-chain amino acid ABC transporter substrate-binding protein — protein MMLSRLTSVSLAAMLVAAGAAAHAETVKIAIAGPMSGSVAQYGDMVKAGALTAIEQVNAAGGAGGNKLEAVMMDDACEPKQAVAVANKIVSQKIKFVIGHVCSGSTIPASDIYENEGVVMITPSATAPQLTEGKKRKFIFRTIGRDDQQGPAAAQYIIGKVKPKKVAVLHDKQSYGQGIASAVKKELDAAKVPVVIFEGINAGDSDYSAIITKLKSQGVDFVYFGGYHPEMGLLMRQAREQGLKAVFMGPEGVGNKDVTAIAGPASEGMLVTLPADFTVDPANAAVMKAFAQKKRDPNGTFQMPAYSGVKIIADSIAGAKSTDPAKVAAYMHQHTFDTPIGKVSYDAQGDLKSFKFVVYKWHKDATKTAAN, from the coding sequence ATGATGCTGTCCCGTCTTACGTCCGTTTCCCTTGCCGCGATGCTCGTTGCAGCCGGCGCCGCCGCTCATGCGGAAACCGTGAAGATCGCCATCGCCGGCCCGATGAGCGGCTCGGTCGCGCAATACGGCGACATGGTCAAGGCCGGCGCGCTGACGGCGATCGAGCAGGTCAATGCAGCAGGCGGCGCGGGCGGCAACAAGCTCGAGGCGGTGATGATGGACGATGCGTGCGAGCCGAAGCAGGCGGTCGCGGTCGCGAACAAGATCGTCAGCCAGAAGATCAAGTTCGTGATCGGCCATGTGTGCTCGGGCTCGACGATCCCGGCGTCGGACATCTACGAGAACGAGGGCGTCGTGATGATCACGCCGTCCGCAACCGCGCCGCAGCTCACCGAAGGCAAGAAGCGCAAGTTCATCTTCCGCACGATCGGCCGCGACGATCAGCAGGGGCCGGCCGCCGCGCAATACATCATCGGCAAGGTCAAGCCGAAGAAGGTCGCCGTGCTGCATGACAAGCAGTCGTACGGCCAGGGCATCGCGTCGGCGGTGAAAAAGGAGCTTGACGCGGCGAAGGTGCCTGTCGTGATCTTCGAAGGCATCAACGCGGGCGACTCCGATTACTCGGCGATCATCACGAAGCTGAAGTCGCAGGGCGTCGACTTCGTCTATTTCGGCGGCTATCACCCGGAAATGGGGCTGCTGATGCGTCAGGCGCGCGAACAGGGCTTGAAGGCCGTGTTCATGGGGCCCGAGGGCGTCGGCAACAAGGACGTGACGGCGATCGCGGGGCCCGCTTCCGAGGGGATGCTCGTCACGTTGCCGGCGGACTTCACGGTCGATCCGGCGAACGCGGCCGTGATGAAGGCGTTCGCGCAGAAGAAGCGCGATCCGAACGGCACGTTCCAGATGCCCGCGTATTCCGGCGTGAAGATCATCGCCGATTCGATCGCGGGCGCGAAGTCGACCGATCCGGCGAAGGTCGCCGCATACATGCACCAGCACACCTTCGACACGCCGATCGGCAAGGTGTCGTACGACGCGCAGGGCGACCTGAAGTCGTTCAAGTTCGTCGTCTACAAGTGGCACAAGGACGCGACCAAGACGGCCGCCAACTAA
- a CDS encoding NAD(P)/FAD-dependent oxidoreductase has product MDFDVIVLGAGIIGVSAALHLQDRGRRVALLDRGAPGDGTSFGNAGLIERSSVAPYAFARSPLALLRYAANRSTELYWDRASLPSFAPWLARFWWESSPRRHAAAARDMLPLIERSVAEHDALIARADAGELVRACGWIEAYRTPARLERATRDALRNASRHGLRVTPLDASALAAQEPALGPGFCGALHWLDPKSVVDPGALVKAYAQLFARDGGTLLEGDAASVKASGNGWRVRTADGVAAARDVVVALGPWSDTVFAKLGYRLPLREKRGYHMHYAPPDGAPLTAPVVDLEHGYVVAPMRRGLRLTTGVEIAARTLPPTGVQLARAERVAQPTFRLGHRLDPAPWLGLRPCTPDMRPVIGAAPRHRGMWFAFGHNHHGLTLGPITGRLLAEMMCGEPTVADVAPFRAERFL; this is encoded by the coding sequence ATGGATTTCGATGTCATCGTTCTCGGCGCAGGAATCATCGGCGTATCGGCGGCGCTGCACCTGCAGGATCGCGGCCGCCGGGTCGCGCTCCTCGACCGCGGCGCGCCAGGCGACGGCACGAGCTTCGGCAACGCCGGGCTCATCGAGCGCTCGTCGGTCGCGCCGTACGCGTTCGCGCGCAGCCCGCTCGCGCTGTTGCGCTACGCGGCGAACCGCTCGACCGAGCTCTATTGGGATCGCGCATCGCTGCCCTCGTTCGCGCCGTGGCTCGCGCGCTTCTGGTGGGAATCGTCGCCGCGCCGCCACGCGGCCGCCGCGCGCGACATGCTGCCCCTCATCGAACGCAGCGTCGCCGAGCACGACGCGCTGATCGCGCGCGCCGACGCAGGCGAGCTCGTGCGCGCATGCGGCTGGATCGAGGCCTATCGGACGCCGGCCCGCCTCGAGCGCGCAACGCGCGACGCGCTGCGCAACGCAAGCCGGCACGGGCTGCGCGTGACGCCGCTCGACGCGTCCGCGCTCGCCGCGCAAGAGCCCGCGCTCGGCCCGGGCTTCTGCGGCGCGCTGCATTGGCTCGATCCGAAGAGCGTCGTCGATCCGGGCGCGCTCGTCAAAGCGTATGCCCAGCTCTTCGCGCGCGACGGCGGCACGCTGCTCGAAGGCGACGCGGCGAGCGTCAAAGCGAGCGGCAACGGCTGGCGCGTGCGCACCGCCGACGGCGTCGCGGCGGCGCGCGACGTCGTCGTCGCGCTCGGCCCGTGGTCGGATACGGTGTTCGCCAAGCTCGGCTACCGGCTTCCGTTGCGCGAGAAGCGCGGCTACCACATGCACTACGCGCCGCCGGACGGCGCGCCGCTCACCGCGCCCGTCGTCGATCTCGAGCATGGCTATGTCGTCGCGCCGATGCGTCGCGGGCTGCGGCTCACGACGGGCGTCGAGATCGCCGCGCGCACGCTGCCGCCGACGGGCGTGCAGCTCGCGCGCGCGGAACGCGTCGCGCAACCGACGTTCAGGCTCGGCCACCGGCTCGATCCGGCGCCGTGGCTCGGCTTGCGGCCGTGCACGCCGGACATGCGGCCCGTGATCGGCGCCGCGCCGCGGCACCGCGGCATGTGGTTCGCGTTCGGGCACAACCATCACGGGCTCACGCTCGGCCCCATTACAGGGCGCCTGCTCGCGGAAATGATGTGCGGCGAGCCGACCGTCGCGGACGTCGCGCCGTTTCGCGCGGAGCGGTTTCTCTGA
- a CDS encoding oxidoreductase: protein MHAWSAQHVPPQGGKVAVVTGANSGLGWQIAQTLAAKGAQVVMGCRDTAKGELAAHAIRTRYPRARIEVEALDLADLASVCRFADAVADRHGRVDILCNNAGVMFLPLRRTRDGFEMQMGTNHLGHFALTGLLLPALRASHRARVVTMSSGFNRLGKIRLDNMLAERGYNKYRAYCDSKLANLMFTLELQRRFDHAGLSMRSIAAHPGYAATNLQFAGPVMENSSLGSFAMRLSNRLVAQPADVGALPAIHAATAVDIEGGAYIGPAHLCETRGYPANARIPHQARDVRMGKRLWEKSEQLTGVRYLDTPPPGSRRGASRYDATFRAL, encoded by the coding sequence ATGCATGCCTGGAGCGCGCAACACGTGCCGCCGCAAGGTGGAAAAGTCGCGGTCGTCACGGGGGCCAACAGCGGCCTCGGCTGGCAGATCGCGCAGACGCTCGCCGCCAAGGGCGCGCAGGTCGTGATGGGCTGCCGGGATACGGCAAAGGGCGAGTTGGCCGCGCATGCGATCCGCACCCGTTATCCGCGCGCCCGGATCGAAGTCGAGGCGCTCGATCTCGCCGACCTCGCATCCGTATGCCGTTTCGCCGACGCTGTCGCCGATCGCCACGGCCGCGTCGATATCCTCTGCAACAACGCGGGCGTGATGTTCCTGCCGCTGCGCCGCACGCGCGACGGCTTCGAAATGCAGATGGGCACGAACCATCTCGGCCATTTCGCGCTGACGGGCCTGCTGCTGCCCGCGTTGCGCGCGTCGCACCGCGCGCGCGTCGTGACGATGTCGAGCGGCTTCAACCGGCTCGGCAAGATCCGTCTCGACAACATGCTCGCCGAGCGCGGCTACAACAAGTACCGCGCGTATTGCGACAGCAAGCTCGCGAACCTGATGTTCACGCTCGAACTGCAGCGCCGCTTCGATCACGCGGGCCTGTCGATGCGGAGCATCGCCGCGCACCCGGGCTACGCGGCCACCAATCTGCAGTTTGCGGGGCCCGTCATGGAAAACTCGTCGCTCGGCTCGTTCGCGATGCGCCTGTCGAACCGGCTCGTCGCGCAGCCGGCCGACGTCGGCGCGCTGCCCGCGATCCATGCGGCGACGGCGGTCGACATCGAAGGCGGCGCATACATCGGCCCCGCCCACCTCTGCGAGACCCGCGGCTATCCCGCCAACGCGCGCATCCCGCACCAGGCGCGCGACGTGCGGATGGGCAAGCGCCTGTGGGAAAAGTCCGAACAACTGACCGGCGTACGCTATCTCGACACGCCGCCGCCCGGTTCGCGCCGCGGCGCGTCGCGCTACGACGCGACGTTCCGCGCGCTCTGA
- the livH gene encoding high-affinity branched-chain amino acid ABC transporter permease LivH, whose protein sequence is MNEFFPQFAQQLVNGLTLGAIYALIAIGYSMVYGIIGMINFAHGEIYMLGAYIGLVTLTAIGTSAGYPLPLVLGAALVVSVIVTGLYGFAVERVAYRPLRGGPRLVPLISAIGMSIFLQNYVQIGQGARDMSVPVLISGAFDIRLGGDFDVTVPYARLLIVCVTIVLMIALTLFISHSRMGRACRACAEDMRMANLLGIDTNRVISFTFVLGAMLAAVGGVLIGLTIGKLNPYIGFVAGIKAFTAAVLGGIGSIPGAMLGGVLLGLAETFASGYMPTEYKDVVAFGLLVLILLFRPTGLLGKSDIEKV, encoded by the coding sequence ATGAATGAATTCTTTCCTCAATTCGCCCAGCAACTGGTCAACGGCCTCACGCTGGGCGCGATCTACGCGCTGATCGCGATCGGCTATTCGATGGTCTACGGGATCATCGGCATGATCAACTTCGCCCACGGCGAGATCTACATGCTCGGCGCGTACATCGGCCTCGTCACGCTGACCGCGATCGGCACGTCGGCGGGCTATCCGTTGCCGCTCGTGCTTGGCGCGGCGCTCGTCGTGTCGGTCATCGTCACGGGGCTCTACGGGTTCGCGGTCGAGCGCGTCGCGTACCGGCCGCTGCGCGGCGGGCCGCGGCTCGTGCCGCTCATCTCCGCGATCGGCATGTCGATCTTTCTTCAGAACTACGTACAGATCGGTCAGGGCGCGCGCGACATGTCGGTGCCCGTGCTGATTTCCGGTGCGTTCGACATCCGCCTCGGCGGCGACTTCGACGTGACGGTGCCGTATGCGCGCCTGTTGATCGTCTGCGTGACGATCGTGCTGATGATCGCGCTCACGCTGTTCATCTCGCACTCGCGGATGGGCCGTGCATGCCGCGCGTGCGCGGAGGACATGCGCATGGCGAACCTGCTCGGCATCGACACGAACCGCGTGATCTCGTTCACGTTCGTGCTGGGCGCGATGCTCGCCGCGGTGGGCGGCGTGCTGATCGGGCTCACGATCGGCAAGCTCAATCCGTACATCGGCTTCGTCGCGGGCATCAAGGCGTTCACGGCCGCGGTGCTGGGCGGCATCGGCAGCATTCCCGGCGCGATGCTGGGCGGCGTGCTGCTCGGCCTTGCCGAGACCTTCGCGTCCGGCTACATGCCCACCGAGTACAAGGACGTGGTGGCCTTCGGCCTTCTCGTGCTGATCCTGCTGTTCCGTCCGACGGGCCTGCTCGGCAAGTCGGATATCGAAAAGGTGTGA
- a CDS encoding DUF4148 domain-containing protein, whose amino-acid sequence MKSLVYAVVAASALTASFGAFAQSSQPLTRAQVRAELVQLEKAGYQPGLSSPYYPEDIQAAQARVQGAADTSGYGAQAVPVAHVGAPAAAAPRSPRESIYFGQ is encoded by the coding sequence ATGAAATCGCTCGTTTATGCTGTCGTCGCCGCTTCCGCCCTGACCGCCTCGTTCGGTGCGTTCGCGCAATCCAGCCAGCCGCTGACCCGTGCACAAGTGCGCGCGGAACTGGTCCAGCTCGAAAAGGCCGGCTATCAACCGGGCTTGTCGAGCCCGTACTATCCGGAAGACATCCAGGCTGCCCAGGCCCGCGTGCAAGGCGCGGCCGACACGAGCGGCTACGGTGCGCAGGCCGTGCCTGTCGCGCACGTCGGCGCGCCGGCCGCAGCGGCTCCCCGCTCGCCGCGCGAATCGATCTACTTCGGTCAGTAA
- a CDS encoding 3-keto-5-aminohexanoate cleavage protein encodes MNQEVIVTCAVTGAGDTVGKHPAIPVTPKQIADAAIEAAKAGATVAHCHVRDPLTGRGSRDPRLYREVVDRIRSADVDIIINLTAGMGGDLEIGAGEDPMRFGQGTDLVGGLTRLAHVEELLPEICTLDCGTLNFGDGDYIYVSTPAQLRAGAKRIRELGVKPELEIFDTGHLWFAKQLLKEGLLDDPPLFQLCLGIPWGAPADTGTMKAMVDNLPPGAHWAGFGIGRMQMPMVAQAMLLGGHVRVGLEDNLWLDRGVHATNGSLVERAREIAERLGARVLAPAEGRRKLGLPPRGERPLERRAIAGYA; translated from the coding sequence ATGAATCAGGAAGTCATTGTGACGTGCGCGGTGACGGGCGCGGGCGACACCGTCGGCAAGCATCCGGCGATACCCGTCACGCCGAAGCAGATCGCCGACGCGGCGATCGAGGCCGCGAAGGCGGGCGCGACGGTCGCGCACTGCCACGTGCGCGATCCGCTGACGGGGCGCGGCAGCCGCGATCCGAGGCTGTATCGCGAAGTGGTCGACCGGATCCGCTCGGCCGACGTCGACATCATCATCAATCTGACGGCCGGCATGGGCGGCGACCTCGAGATCGGCGCCGGCGAGGACCCGATGCGCTTCGGCCAGGGCACGGACCTCGTCGGCGGTCTGACGCGGCTCGCGCATGTCGAGGAACTGCTGCCCGAGATTTGCACGCTCGATTGCGGCACGCTGAATTTCGGCGACGGCGACTACATCTACGTATCGACGCCCGCGCAGTTGCGCGCGGGCGCGAAGCGAATCCGCGAACTGGGCGTGAAGCCCGAGCTAGAGATCTTCGACACGGGACACTTGTGGTTCGCGAAGCAACTGCTGAAAGAAGGACTCCTCGACGATCCGCCGCTCTTCCAGTTGTGCCTCGGCATTCCGTGGGGCGCGCCCGCGGACACCGGCACGATGAAGGCGATGGTCGACAACCTGCCGCCCGGCGCGCATTGGGCGGGCTTCGGGATCGGCCGGATGCAGATGCCGATGGTCGCGCAGGCGATGCTGCTCGGCGGCCACGTGCGCGTCGGCCTCGAAGACAACCTATGGCTCGATCGCGGCGTGCACGCGACGAACGGCTCGCTCGTCGAGCGCGCGCGGGAAATCGCGGAGCGTCTCGGCGCGCGCGTGCTGGCGCCTGCCGAAGGGCGCCGCAAGCTCGGCTTGCCGCCGCGCGGCGAGCGGCCGCTCGAGCGGCGCGCGATCGCCGGATATGCGTAG
- a CDS encoding L-carnitine dehydrogenase, which yields MAVITKIDTFAAIGAGVIGSGWVARALANGLDVLAWDPADGAQRQLRANVENAWPALERAGLAPGASPARLRFVSTIEACVADADFIQESAPERVALKLELHERISRAAKPDAIVASSTSGLLPTDFYARAHRPERCIVGHPFNPVYLLPLVEVLGGERTAPETVDAAIDIYRALGMRPLRVRKEVPGFIADRLLEALWREALHLVDEGVATTGEIDDAIRFGAGIRWSFMGTFLTYTLAGGEAGMRHFMRQFGPALELPWTKLVAPKLTDALIERVVEGTAEQQGPRSIKALERYRDECIAEVIAAVAAVKARHGMRYED from the coding sequence ATGGCTGTCATCACCAAAATCGACACGTTCGCGGCGATCGGCGCGGGCGTCATCGGCAGCGGTTGGGTCGCGCGCGCGCTCGCGAACGGACTCGACGTGCTTGCGTGGGACCCCGCCGACGGCGCGCAACGGCAGTTGCGCGCGAACGTCGAAAACGCGTGGCCCGCGCTCGAGCGCGCCGGATTGGCGCCAGGCGCGTCGCCGGCGCGCCTGCGTTTCGTGTCGACGATCGAAGCGTGCGTCGCCGACGCGGATTTCATCCAGGAAAGCGCGCCCGAGCGCGTGGCCTTGAAGCTCGAACTGCACGAGCGGATCAGTCGCGCGGCGAAGCCCGATGCGATCGTCGCGTCGTCGACGTCCGGCCTGCTGCCGACGGATTTCTATGCGCGCGCGCATCGCCCCGAGCGCTGCATCGTCGGGCATCCGTTCAATCCGGTCTATCTGCTGCCGCTCGTCGAAGTGCTGGGCGGCGAGCGCACCGCGCCCGAGACCGTCGACGCGGCGATCGACATCTATCGCGCGCTCGGCATGCGGCCGCTGCGCGTGCGCAAGGAAGTGCCGGGTTTCATTGCCGATCGTCTGCTCGAAGCGTTGTGGCGCGAGGCGCTGCACCTCGTCGACGAAGGCGTTGCGACGACGGGCGAGATCGACGACGCGATCCGTTTCGGCGCGGGCATCCGCTGGTCGTTCATGGGCACCTTCCTGACGTATACACTGGCGGGCGGCGAGGCCGGCATGCGTCACTTCATGCGGCAGTTCGGCCCCGCGCTGGAGCTGCCGTGGACCAAGCTCGTCGCGCCGAAGCTGACCGACGCGCTGATCGAGCGCGTCGTCGAGGGCACCGCCGAGCAGCAAGGACCCCGAAGCATCAAGGCGCTCGAACGCTATCGGGACGAATGCATCGCCGAAGTGATCGCGGCGGTCGCCGCGGTGAAGGCGCGCCACGGAATGCGCTACGAGGACTGA
- a CDS encoding choline ABC transporter substrate-binding protein produces MNFTTTLVLGAALAAACALPSQSFAQDSAACRNVRFADIGWTDITSTTALASLLFDGLGYKPTTTISSVPISFAGLKNKQLDVSLGYWWPVQQHQLQPFLDSKSISLVEPPNLSGAKATLAVPSYVYQAGLKSFDDIAKHRAELDGKIYGIEPGSSANATIQKMIDTNQYGLGGFKLVESSEAGMLVTVDRAIRDKKWVVFLGWEPHPMNIQISMNYLSGGDAAFGPNYGEARVYTLTSPDYMARCPNAGKLVGNLRFTTQMENQLMQAVMNKVKPAEAAKAYIRKNPQVLDAWLAGVKTYDGKDGLAAVKAYLGL; encoded by the coding sequence ATGAATTTCACCACGACACTCGTACTCGGCGCGGCGCTTGCCGCGGCGTGCGCGCTGCCGTCTCAGTCCTTCGCGCAGGACTCGGCCGCATGCCGCAACGTGCGCTTCGCGGACATCGGCTGGACCGACATCACGTCGACGACGGCGCTCGCGTCGCTGCTGTTCGATGGTCTCGGCTACAAGCCGACGACAACGATTTCCTCCGTTCCGATTTCGTTCGCAGGACTGAAGAACAAGCAGCTCGACGTATCGCTCGGCTACTGGTGGCCGGTGCAGCAGCATCAATTGCAGCCGTTCCTCGATTCGAAGTCGATTTCGCTGGTCGAGCCGCCGAACCTGTCGGGCGCGAAGGCGACGCTCGCGGTGCCGAGCTACGTGTACCAGGCGGGGCTGAAGTCGTTCGACGACATCGCGAAGCACCGCGCCGAGCTCGACGGCAAGATCTACGGAATCGAGCCCGGCAGCAGCGCGAACGCGACGATCCAGAAGATGATCGACACGAACCAGTACGGGCTCGGCGGCTTCAAGCTCGTCGAGTCGAGCGAGGCCGGCATGCTCGTCACGGTCGATCGTGCGATCCGCGACAAGAAGTGGGTCGTGTTCCTCGGCTGGGAGCCGCATCCGATGAACATCCAGATCAGCATGAACTACCTGTCGGGCGGCGACGCGGCGTTCGGCCCGAACTATGGCGAAGCGCGCGTGTACACGCTGACTTCGCCCGACTACATGGCGCGCTGCCCGAACGCGGGCAAGCTCGTCGGCAATCTGCGCTTCACGACGCAAATGGAAAACCAGCTGATGCAGGCGGTGATGAACAAGGTGAAACCCGCGGAAGCGGCGAAGGCGTACATCAGGAAAAACCCGCAGGTGCTCGACGCGTGGCTCGCCGGCGTGAAGACCTACGACGGCAAGGACGGGCTGGCGGCGGTGAAGGCTTATCTCGGGCTCTGA
- a CDS encoding GlxA family transcriptional regulator, which yields MPEEFHFMLMPGFSALGFMSAVEPLRVANRFRPNLYRWRIVSRDGAPVVASNGISLNADTAFAQVEHAHTIFVIAGFDPLACYTRALGDWLKREYQRGATAGGIDTGSFVLAEAGLFDASHALTLHWEALAAFQERYPHLKTTQELFEIDARRITCAGGTASIDMMLDLIGRRHGADLAATISEQFVLSRIRQRSDRQRLEIAARYGVHNRKLIQVIGTMEHQIESPLSSDALAREVGITRRQLERLFSTILDDTPARFHLRLRLDRARELLQQTDMTVAAICAACGFESPSHFSRTYRAQFGVSPRSDRHAQR from the coding sequence ATGCCGGAAGAATTCCATTTCATGCTGATGCCCGGCTTCTCCGCGCTCGGCTTCATGTCAGCCGTCGAGCCGTTGCGCGTCGCGAACCGCTTCAGGCCGAATCTGTATCGCTGGCGCATCGTGAGCCGAGACGGCGCACCCGTCGTCGCGAGCAACGGCATCTCGCTGAACGCGGACACCGCGTTCGCGCAGGTCGAGCACGCGCACACGATCTTCGTGATCGCCGGCTTCGATCCGCTCGCGTGCTACACGCGTGCGCTCGGCGACTGGCTCAAGCGCGAGTATCAGCGCGGCGCGACGGCGGGCGGCATCGACACCGGCAGCTTCGTGCTCGCCGAGGCGGGACTCTTCGACGCGTCGCATGCGCTGACGCTGCACTGGGAAGCGCTCGCCGCATTCCAGGAACGCTACCCGCACCTGAAGACGACGCAGGAACTGTTCGAGATCGACGCGCGACGCATCACCTGCGCAGGCGGCACCGCGTCGATCGACATGATGCTCGACCTGATCGGCCGCCGGCACGGCGCCGATCTCGCCGCGACGATCTCCGAGCAGTTCGTGCTGAGCCGAATCCGCCAGCGCTCCGACCGTCAGCGCCTCGAGATCGCCGCGCGCTACGGCGTGCACAACCGCAAGCTGATCCAGGTGATCGGCACGATGGAGCACCAGATCGAAAGCCCGCTGTCGTCCGACGCGCTCGCGCGCGAGGTCGGCATCACGCGCCGCCAGCTCGAGCGGCTGTTCAGCACGATTCTCGACGATACGCCGGCTCGTTTCCATTTGCGGCTGCGGCTCGATCGCGCGCGCGAGCTTCTTCAGCAGACCGACATGACGGTCGCGGCCATATGCGCGGCGTGCGGCTTCGAATCGCCTTCGCATTTTTCCCGCACTTATCGCGCGCAATTCGGCGTGAGCCCGAGAAGCGACCGGCACGCGCAGCGCTGA
- a CDS encoding alpha/beta hydrolase, with protein MLEPAIEAFVARVAAWYPDDAAARPIVEQRALYERFAAAWTPALPADVDTCDARIVAADGREIRLRRYRSRRSASRGTVLFFHGGGFVVGSLDSHALLTARIAADTGLDVIAVDYRLAPEHRAPAAFDDCLEAAVAALDGRLPFESIALPLRLAGDSAGGTLAASVAAALRDGGRSGHGDGRETRGGVCAVALVYPMLGFEPQLPARDTRANAPMLTLADVRAYRRLYWGDAGPPPGALPLDAPRFDGLPPVLAIGAEHDPLCDDARVYVERIRSAGGAAQFWRGDGLVHGCWRALDTSAQAARMHRIVCAFLLAPGG; from the coding sequence ATGCTGGAGCCGGCAATCGAGGCGTTCGTCGCGCGCGTCGCCGCATGGTATCCGGACGACGCGGCCGCGCGGCCGATCGTCGAGCAGCGCGCGCTCTACGAGCGTTTCGCCGCGGCATGGACGCCCGCGCTGCCGGCGGACGTCGACACATGCGACGCGCGCATCGTCGCGGCGGACGGCCGCGAGATCCGCCTGCGGCGCTACCGGTCGCGACGATCCGCCTCGCGCGGGACGGTGCTGTTCTTTCACGGCGGCGGCTTCGTCGTCGGGTCGCTCGACAGCCACGCGCTCTTGACGGCGCGGATCGCGGCGGATACCGGGCTCGACGTGATCGCCGTCGACTATCGGCTCGCGCCCGAGCATCGCGCGCCGGCCGCATTCGACGACTGTCTGGAGGCCGCTGTCGCCGCGCTCGACGGCCGGCTGCCGTTCGAATCGATCGCGCTGCCGCTGCGGCTTGCCGGCGATAGCGCGGGCGGCACGCTCGCGGCGTCGGTGGCGGCCGCGTTGCGCGACGGCGGGCGCAGCGGGCACGGCGACGGCCGCGAAACGCGCGGCGGCGTTTGCGCGGTCGCGCTCGTTTATCCGATGCTCGGTTTCGAGCCGCAGTTGCCCGCGCGCGACACGCGGGCGAATGCGCCGATGCTCACGCTCGCCGACGTTCGCGCGTACCGCCGCCTCTATTGGGGCGATGCCGGGCCGCCGCCGGGCGCGCTGCCGCTCGATGCGCCGCGCTTCGACGGCTTGCCGCCCGTGCTCGCGATCGGCGCGGAGCACGATCCGTTGTGCGACGACGCGCGCGTCTATGTCGAACGGATTCGCTCGGCAGGCGGCGCCGCGCAATTCTGGCGCGGCGACGGGCTCGTTCACGGCTGCTGGCGGGCGCTCGATACGAGTGCGCAAGCGGCGCGCATGCATCGAATCGTGTGCGCATTCCTGCTAGCGCCCGGCGGATGA
- a CDS encoding thioesterase family protein translates to MTTAEMQATELTIHRDTVRAEWVDYNGHLRDAFYLLIFSFASDALLDAIGLDDAARRARGRSVYTLEAHVNYLHEIKEGTRVRIDARVLAHDAKRLHLYLEMFAAGIDGAVSASEQMLLHVDTSGPKAAPFDADIAERIANLHALQRAYPAPAHAGRVIGLPARR, encoded by the coding sequence ATGACGACGGCCGAGATGCAGGCGACGGAACTGACGATACACCGCGACACGGTGCGCGCGGAATGGGTCGACTACAACGGGCACCTGCGCGATGCGTTCTATCTGCTTATCTTCAGCTTCGCGAGCGACGCGTTGCTCGACGCGATCGGTCTCGACGACGCGGCGCGGCGCGCGCGCGGCCGCTCTGTTTACACGCTCGAAGCGCACGTCAACTATCTGCACGAGATCAAGGAGGGCACGCGCGTGCGGATCGATGCGCGCGTGCTCGCGCACGACGCGAAGCGGCTGCATCTGTATCTCGAGATGTTCGCGGCGGGAATCGACGGCGCGGTGTCGGCGAGCGAGCAAATGCTGTTGCATGTCGATACGAGTGGGCCGAAGGCCGCGCCGTTCGATGCCGACATCGCCGAGCGGATCGCGAATCTGCATGCGCTGCAGCGCGCGTATCCCGCGCCGGCCCATGCCGGACGCGTGATCGGCCTGCCCGCGCGCCGCTGA